One Phyllostomus discolor isolate MPI-MPIP mPhyDis1 chromosome 10, mPhyDis1.pri.v3, whole genome shotgun sequence genomic window carries:
- the LOC114507234 gene encoding taste receptor type 2 member 7-like: MTFSLSAIPHVIIMSAEFFTGITVNGFLIIISCNELIKSRKLTPMQLLLICIGGSRFGLQIVLMVQSFFSVFFPLFYWEKIHGATLMFLWMFFNSVSLWFATCLSVFYCSKLIGFTQSYFLWLKFRIPKSMPWLLLGSLLASMGTAALCIEVDYSGNTDDGVLRNVTHTGSKLKLKHTNDVLLVNLALIFPLAVFVVCTFLLLISLCKHARRMQDGSRGFRGVSTEVHINALRTVLTFFLFFISYFGAFMANLTFNFPYRAQHFVVKDIMAAYPSGHSVVIILSNSKFQQQFRRLLCLKKN; the protein is encoded by the coding sequence ATGACCTTCTCCTTATCAGCTATTCCTCATGTTATTATCATGTCAGCAGAATTTTTTACAGGGATTACAGTGAATGGATTTCTTATCATCATCAGCTGTAATGAGCTGATCAAAAGCAGAAAGCTAACACCAATGCAGCTCCTTTTAATATGTATAGGGGGGTCTAGATTTGGTCTGCAGATTGTGTTAATGGTACAGagttttttctctgtgttctttccaCTCTTTTATTGGGAAAAAATCCATGGTGCAACGCTGATGTTCCTCTGGATGTTTTTTAACTCTGTCAGTCTCTGGTTTGCCACCTGCCTCTCTGTATTTTACTGCTCCAAGTTAATAGGCTTCACCCAGTCCTATTTTCTTTGGCTGAAATTCAGGATACCTAAGTCAATGCCTTGGCTGCTTCTGGGAAGCCTGCTGGCCTCCATGGGCACTGCAGCCCTGTGCATCGAGGTGGATTACTCTGGAAACACAGATGATGGTGTCCTCAGGAATGTCACGCACACTGGGTCTAAACTCAAGTTAAAGCACACGAATGATGTGCTTCTTGTGAACTTGGCACTCATATTTCCTCTAGCCGTATTCGTGGTGTGCACTTTTCTGTTACTCATTTCCCTCTGCAAGCACGCTCGTCGGATGCAAGATGGATCTCGTGGTTTTAGAGGTGTGAGCACGGAAGTCCACATAAATGCCTTAAGAACAGTGCTaacattctttctcttctttatttcttattttggcGCCTTCATGGCAAACCTGACCTTCAACTTTCCTTACAGAGCTCAGCACTTTGTGGTAAAAGACATAATGGCAGCGTATCCCTCTGGCCATTCAGTTGTAATCATCTTGAGTAATTCTAAATTCCAACAACAATTTAGGAGACTCCTCTGCCTcaaaaagaattaa